A genomic window from Maylandia zebra isolate NMK-2024a linkage group LG20, Mzebra_GT3a, whole genome shotgun sequence includes:
- the LOC101466682 gene encoding uncharacterized protein LOC101466682 isoform X2, translating into MKVRHTLICFFFLSLQDGHTKVTSAQMHFYRLAGQSITIECYFSSSKKWKIFCKEKCEEGNILIETQLNSNQHGRYSTEYRYEHKYILSVSIRRLIKSDSGRYTCGLGRYPSSYQFIHFGIVVAEALLDGNDPAQLKHFDKETGSSLTVACSFKHSARRKYFCRGECERHGILIETQGATAQRDRYSAEYEEESGSSGILYVTIKQLRESDSGRYRCYLDTSFSTDPYREFEITVTEAVLPSASTPPSTFTGTTEQSERTASTVLPSASAPPSTFTGTTEQSERTASTDVVPFVGLTLALIIILLSVSVLIFCKNRSSKPKDPPVGTEHAAVTETNTVYENIRAEGRHSRSPPDSHAKYTKPTNDDHSLVTAATSQHKTGDDSSKLTYSVVTFSKKSSDSANSTSRSNTSDVIYSEPRVNASHSGGDPLYSTIA; encoded by the exons ATGAAAGTCCGTCACACTCTGAtctgcttcttcttccttt ctctgcaggaCGGACACACAAAGGTCACCAGTGCACAGATGCATTTTTATAGACTCGCTGGACAAAGCATCACGATTGAGTGCTACTTTTCTTCTTCTAAGAAGTGGAAGATCTTCtgcaaagaaaaatgtgaagaaGGAAATATTTTAATTGAAACGCAGCTCAACAGTAATCAACATGGCAGATACAGCACTGAATATAGATATGaacataaatatattttgtcTGTAAGCATCAGAAGGCTCATCAAGTCTGACTCTGGACGGTACACCTGTGGTCTGGGACGATATCCATCTTCATACCAGTTCATACATTTTGGAATTGTTGTTGCTGAAG CACTGCTGGATGGAAACGATCCTGCTCAGCTGAAACACTTTGATAAAGAAACTGGAAGCTCTCTCACAGTCGCATGTTCCTTTAAACACTCTGCAAGGAGGAAGTACTTCTGCAGGGGAGAATGTGAAAGACATGGGATTTTAATCGAGACTCAGGGGGCCACAGCTCAGAGAGACAGATACAGTGCTGAATATGAAGAAGAATCTGGTTCAAGTGGTATTCTGTATGTGACCATTAAACAGCTGAGGGAGTCTGACTCAGGACGGTACAGATGTTACCTGGACACATCCTTTAGTACTGATCCATACAGAGAGTTTGAGATTACTGTCACAGAAG CAGTCCTCCCATCAGCCTCCACACCTCCATCAACTTTCACTGGAACCACTGAGCAGTCTGAGAGGACAGCATCTACAG TCCTCCCATCAGCCTCTGCGCCTCCATCAACTTTCACTGGAACCACTGAGCAGTCTGAGAGGACAGCATCTACAG ATGTGGTGCCGTTTGTGGGTCTGACTCTGGCTCTCATCATCATCCTGTTATCAGTGTCGGTGCTGATATTCTGCAAGAACAGATCCTCTAAACCAAAGG ATCCTCCTGTGGGAACTGAACACGCTGCTGTCACAGAG ACCAACACAGTGTATGAGAATATCCGAGCAGAGGGCAGACACAGCAGATCTCCTCCTGACTCTCATGCCAAATACACCAAACCAACCAATGATGACCACAGCTTGGTCACAGCAGCCACTTCTCAGCACAAA actGGAGACGACTCGAGCAAACTCACCTACTCCGTGGTGACTTTTTCCAAGAAGAGCAGTGACTCTGCCAACAGCACGTCCCGCAGTAACACCAGTGACGTTATCTACTCCGAGCCTCGGGTTAACGCGAGCCACTCCGGAGGTGATCCGTTGTACTCTACTATAGCCTAG
- the LOC101466682 gene encoding uncharacterized protein LOC101466682 isoform X1, producing the protein MKVRHTLICFFFLSALQDGHTKVTSAQMHFYRLAGQSITIECYFSSSKKWKIFCKEKCEEGNILIETQLNSNQHGRYSTEYRYEHKYILSVSIRRLIKSDSGRYTCGLGRYPSSYQFIHFGIVVAEALLDGNDPAQLKHFDKETGSSLTVACSFKHSARRKYFCRGECERHGILIETQGATAQRDRYSAEYEEESGSSGILYVTIKQLRESDSGRYRCYLDTSFSTDPYREFEITVTEAVLPSASTPPSTFTGTTEQSERTASTVLPSASAPPSTFTGTTEQSERTASTDVVPFVGLTLALIIILLSVSVLIFCKNRSSKPKDPPVGTEHAAVTETNTVYENIRAEGRHSRSPPDSHAKYTKPTNDDHSLVTAATSQHKTGDDSSKLTYSVVTFSKKSSDSANSTSRSNTSDVIYSEPRVNASHSGGDPLYSTIA; encoded by the exons ATGAAAGTCCGTCACACTCTGAtctgcttcttcttccttt cagctctgcaggaCGGACACACAAAGGTCACCAGTGCACAGATGCATTTTTATAGACTCGCTGGACAAAGCATCACGATTGAGTGCTACTTTTCTTCTTCTAAGAAGTGGAAGATCTTCtgcaaagaaaaatgtgaagaaGGAAATATTTTAATTGAAACGCAGCTCAACAGTAATCAACATGGCAGATACAGCACTGAATATAGATATGaacataaatatattttgtcTGTAAGCATCAGAAGGCTCATCAAGTCTGACTCTGGACGGTACACCTGTGGTCTGGGACGATATCCATCTTCATACCAGTTCATACATTTTGGAATTGTTGTTGCTGAAG CACTGCTGGATGGAAACGATCCTGCTCAGCTGAAACACTTTGATAAAGAAACTGGAAGCTCTCTCACAGTCGCATGTTCCTTTAAACACTCTGCAAGGAGGAAGTACTTCTGCAGGGGAGAATGTGAAAGACATGGGATTTTAATCGAGACTCAGGGGGCCACAGCTCAGAGAGACAGATACAGTGCTGAATATGAAGAAGAATCTGGTTCAAGTGGTATTCTGTATGTGACCATTAAACAGCTGAGGGAGTCTGACTCAGGACGGTACAGATGTTACCTGGACACATCCTTTAGTACTGATCCATACAGAGAGTTTGAGATTACTGTCACAGAAG CAGTCCTCCCATCAGCCTCCACACCTCCATCAACTTTCACTGGAACCACTGAGCAGTCTGAGAGGACAGCATCTACAG TCCTCCCATCAGCCTCTGCGCCTCCATCAACTTTCACTGGAACCACTGAGCAGTCTGAGAGGACAGCATCTACAG ATGTGGTGCCGTTTGTGGGTCTGACTCTGGCTCTCATCATCATCCTGTTATCAGTGTCGGTGCTGATATTCTGCAAGAACAGATCCTCTAAACCAAAGG ATCCTCCTGTGGGAACTGAACACGCTGCTGTCACAGAG ACCAACACAGTGTATGAGAATATCCGAGCAGAGGGCAGACACAGCAGATCTCCTCCTGACTCTCATGCCAAATACACCAAACCAACCAATGATGACCACAGCTTGGTCACAGCAGCCACTTCTCAGCACAAA actGGAGACGACTCGAGCAAACTCACCTACTCCGTGGTGACTTTTTCCAAGAAGAGCAGTGACTCTGCCAACAGCACGTCCCGCAGTAACACCAGTGACGTTATCTACTCCGAGCCTCGGGTTAACGCGAGCCACTCCGGAGGTGATCCGTTGTACTCTACTATAGCCTAG
- the LOC101466682 gene encoding uncharacterized protein LOC101466682 isoform X4 gives MFPAALQDGHTKVTSAQMHFYRLAGQSITIECYFSSSKKWKIFCKEKCEEGNILIETQLNSNQHGRYSTEYRYEHKYILSVSIRRLIKSDSGRYTCGLGRYPSSYQFIHFGIVVAEALLDGNDPAQLKHFDKETGSSLTVACSFKHSARRKYFCRGECERHGILIETQGATAQRDRYSAEYEEESGSSGILYVTIKQLRESDSGRYRCYLDTSFSTDPYREFEITVTEAVLPSASTPPSTFTGTTEQSERTASTVLPSASAPPSTFTGTTEQSERTASTDVVPFVGLTLALIIILLSVSVLIFCKNRSSKPKDPPVGTEHAAVTETNTVYENIRAEGRHSRSPPDSHAKYTKPTNDDHSLVTAATSQHKTGDDSSKLTYSVVTFSKKSSDSANSTSRSNTSDVIYSEPRVNASHSGGDPLYSTIA, from the exons ATGtttccagcagctctgcaggaCGGACACACAAAGGTCACCAGTGCACAGATGCATTTTTATAGACTCGCTGGACAAAGCATCACGATTGAGTGCTACTTTTCTTCTTCTAAGAAGTGGAAGATCTTCtgcaaagaaaaatgtgaagaaGGAAATATTTTAATTGAAACGCAGCTCAACAGTAATCAACATGGCAGATACAGCACTGAATATAGATATGaacataaatatattttgtcTGTAAGCATCAGAAGGCTCATCAAGTCTGACTCTGGACGGTACACCTGTGGTCTGGGACGATATCCATCTTCATACCAGTTCATACATTTTGGAATTGTTGTTGCTGAAG CACTGCTGGATGGAAACGATCCTGCTCAGCTGAAACACTTTGATAAAGAAACTGGAAGCTCTCTCACAGTCGCATGTTCCTTTAAACACTCTGCAAGGAGGAAGTACTTCTGCAGGGGAGAATGTGAAAGACATGGGATTTTAATCGAGACTCAGGGGGCCACAGCTCAGAGAGACAGATACAGTGCTGAATATGAAGAAGAATCTGGTTCAAGTGGTATTCTGTATGTGACCATTAAACAGCTGAGGGAGTCTGACTCAGGACGGTACAGATGTTACCTGGACACATCCTTTAGTACTGATCCATACAGAGAGTTTGAGATTACTGTCACAGAAG CAGTCCTCCCATCAGCCTCCACACCTCCATCAACTTTCACTGGAACCACTGAGCAGTCTGAGAGGACAGCATCTACAG TCCTCCCATCAGCCTCTGCGCCTCCATCAACTTTCACTGGAACCACTGAGCAGTCTGAGAGGACAGCATCTACAG ATGTGGTGCCGTTTGTGGGTCTGACTCTGGCTCTCATCATCATCCTGTTATCAGTGTCGGTGCTGATATTCTGCAAGAACAGATCCTCTAAACCAAAGG ATCCTCCTGTGGGAACTGAACACGCTGCTGTCACAGAG ACCAACACAGTGTATGAGAATATCCGAGCAGAGGGCAGACACAGCAGATCTCCTCCTGACTCTCATGCCAAATACACCAAACCAACCAATGATGACCACAGCTTGGTCACAGCAGCCACTTCTCAGCACAAA actGGAGACGACTCGAGCAAACTCACCTACTCCGTGGTGACTTTTTCCAAGAAGAGCAGTGACTCTGCCAACAGCACGTCCCGCAGTAACACCAGTGACGTTATCTACTCCGAGCCTCGGGTTAACGCGAGCCACTCCGGAGGTGATCCGTTGTACTCTACTATAGCCTAG
- the LOC101466682 gene encoding uncharacterized protein LOC101466682 isoform X3 yields MKVRHTLICFFFLSALQDGHTKVTSAQMHFYRLAGQSITIECYFSSSKKWKIFCKEKCEEGNILIETQLNSNQHGRYSTEYRYEHKYILSVSIRRLIKSDSGRYTCGLGRYPSSYQFIHFGIVVAEALLDGNDPAQLKHFDKETGSSLTVACSFKHSARRKYFCRGECERHGILIETQGATAQRDRYSAEYEEESGSSGILYVTIKQLRESDSGRYRCYLDTSFSTDPYREFEITVTEVLPSASTPPSTFTGTTEQSERTASTVLPSASAPPSTFTGTTEQSERTASTDVVPFVGLTLALIIILLSVSVLIFCKNRSSKPKDPPVGTEHAAVTETNTVYENIRAEGRHSRSPPDSHAKYTKPTNDDHSLVTAATSQHKTGDDSSKLTYSVVTFSKKSSDSANSTSRSNTSDVIYSEPRVNASHSGGDPLYSTIA; encoded by the exons ATGAAAGTCCGTCACACTCTGAtctgcttcttcttccttt cagctctgcaggaCGGACACACAAAGGTCACCAGTGCACAGATGCATTTTTATAGACTCGCTGGACAAAGCATCACGATTGAGTGCTACTTTTCTTCTTCTAAGAAGTGGAAGATCTTCtgcaaagaaaaatgtgaagaaGGAAATATTTTAATTGAAACGCAGCTCAACAGTAATCAACATGGCAGATACAGCACTGAATATAGATATGaacataaatatattttgtcTGTAAGCATCAGAAGGCTCATCAAGTCTGACTCTGGACGGTACACCTGTGGTCTGGGACGATATCCATCTTCATACCAGTTCATACATTTTGGAATTGTTGTTGCTGAAG CACTGCTGGATGGAAACGATCCTGCTCAGCTGAAACACTTTGATAAAGAAACTGGAAGCTCTCTCACAGTCGCATGTTCCTTTAAACACTCTGCAAGGAGGAAGTACTTCTGCAGGGGAGAATGTGAAAGACATGGGATTTTAATCGAGACTCAGGGGGCCACAGCTCAGAGAGACAGATACAGTGCTGAATATGAAGAAGAATCTGGTTCAAGTGGTATTCTGTATGTGACCATTAAACAGCTGAGGGAGTCTGACTCAGGACGGTACAGATGTTACCTGGACACATCCTTTAGTACTGATCCATACAGAGAGTTTGAGATTACTGTCACAGAAG TCCTCCCATCAGCCTCCACACCTCCATCAACTTTCACTGGAACCACTGAGCAGTCTGAGAGGACAGCATCTACAG TCCTCCCATCAGCCTCTGCGCCTCCATCAACTTTCACTGGAACCACTGAGCAGTCTGAGAGGACAGCATCTACAG ATGTGGTGCCGTTTGTGGGTCTGACTCTGGCTCTCATCATCATCCTGTTATCAGTGTCGGTGCTGATATTCTGCAAGAACAGATCCTCTAAACCAAAGG ATCCTCCTGTGGGAACTGAACACGCTGCTGTCACAGAG ACCAACACAGTGTATGAGAATATCCGAGCAGAGGGCAGACACAGCAGATCTCCTCCTGACTCTCATGCCAAATACACCAAACCAACCAATGATGACCACAGCTTGGTCACAGCAGCCACTTCTCAGCACAAA actGGAGACGACTCGAGCAAACTCACCTACTCCGTGGTGACTTTTTCCAAGAAGAGCAGTGACTCTGCCAACAGCACGTCCCGCAGTAACACCAGTGACGTTATCTACTCCGAGCCTCGGGTTAACGCGAGCCACTCCGGAGGTGATCCGTTGTACTCTACTATAGCCTAG